A genomic stretch from Terriglobus sp. RCC_193 includes:
- a CDS encoding M16 family metallopeptidase codes for MVETTPFAENAASATASNERNIRRTALPNGMMVLTERMPHVRSVSLGVWISTGSRDEQAEENGLSHFVEHMVFKGTTTRSARDIARETDAIGGNLDAFTGKETVCFNIKVLDTNVPAAMNILADLVLNPTFTPDDIAREQSVVLEEIKMDEDNPDYLIHEIHTANFWKNDPLARSILGTAKTVSSFDEAAVRRFHSERFSPSNMIFSAAGHLEHEEMIAEITRYFGALAATSDTPARFPEPAATPHITLRNKKSLEQVQICLGVPAPRVDHPDRYALYLLSSILGGGMSSRLFQSVREEAGLAYSIYSELSPFRDTGALSIYAGTSIEKTQEMLRLILEEFRRIKAEPVSDDELLRAKNQSKGNIVLGLESSSSRMSNLARQQMYYGRFNTVDEVIADVDRVTAADVQRLAVALLQPEKISLTLLGNLGDLKVTRDDLQC; via the coding sequence ATGGTCGAAACCACTCCCTTTGCGGAGAATGCCGCATCCGCCACCGCCTCCAACGAACGCAATATCCGCCGCACCGCACTGCCGAACGGCATGATGGTGCTGACCGAACGTATGCCGCATGTGCGCTCCGTCAGCCTGGGCGTCTGGATCAGCACCGGATCGCGCGATGAACAGGCGGAAGAGAACGGCCTCTCGCACTTTGTAGAACACATGGTGTTCAAGGGCACCACGACACGCTCTGCCCGCGACATTGCCCGTGAAACCGATGCCATCGGCGGCAACCTGGACGCATTCACCGGTAAAGAGACCGTCTGTTTCAACATCAAAGTGCTGGATACAAATGTGCCCGCCGCCATGAATATCCTTGCCGACCTGGTCCTGAACCCGACGTTCACACCGGACGACATTGCACGCGAACAGTCCGTGGTGCTGGAAGAGATCAAGATGGACGAGGACAACCCCGACTACCTGATCCACGAAATCCATACGGCAAACTTCTGGAAGAACGATCCGCTGGCGCGCTCCATCCTGGGCACGGCGAAAACCGTTTCCAGTTTTGATGAAGCCGCTGTGCGCCGTTTTCATTCCGAACGCTTCTCCCCGTCCAACATGATTTTTTCTGCTGCCGGTCATCTGGAACATGAAGAGATGATCGCGGAGATAACGCGCTACTTTGGTGCGCTGGCTGCGACATCAGACACTCCAGCGCGCTTTCCCGAACCGGCAGCAACACCGCACATCACGCTGCGCAACAAGAAGTCGTTGGAGCAGGTGCAGATTTGCCTCGGCGTGCCTGCGCCGCGCGTGGATCATCCCGATCGTTACGCGCTATATCTTCTCAGCAGCATCCTTGGCGGCGGCATGAGTTCGCGTCTGTTCCAGTCCGTACGTGAAGAGGCTGGGCTGGCTTACTCGATCTATTCAGAACTGTCGCCCTTCCGCGATACCGGCGCGTTGAGCATCTATGCGGGAACCTCGATTGAAAAAACGCAGGAGATGCTGCGCCTGATCCTGGAAGAGTTCCGCCGCATCAAGGCTGAACCTGTCAGCGACGACGAACTGCTGCGCGCGAAGAACCAGAGCAAGGGCAACATCGTTCTCGGTCTTGAAAGCTCCTCGTCACGCATGAGCAACCTCGCGCGTCAGCAGATGTACTATGGCCGATTCAACACCGTGGACGAAGTTATCGCGGACGTGGATCGTGTTACCGCCGCCGATGTGCAGCGGCTTGCTGTTGCATTGCTGCAGCCGGAGAAGATTTCGCTGACGCTGCTGGGAAACCTCGGCGACCTGAAGGTTACACGCGACGATCTACAGTGCTAA
- a CDS encoding tetratricopeptide repeat protein, whose translation MPAAKTATSKTSAKSGKNDAAGKPSRTIAGTVAPPQDELRQQILRQYEEAVRAMQQGNYAAAHPSLEKLLLIAPTEFIDRIRMYLAACVAQANRKTASFSSAEERYDYAISLLNDGQFDDARDHLNEILNGNSEADYAFYGLAVLASVTGDSHNCLERLTEAIRLNGQNRIQARSDSDFQDMADDPRFTELLYPEA comes from the coding sequence ATGCCAGCCGCAAAAACCGCAACTTCCAAGACCTCTGCAAAATCCGGCAAGAATGATGCCGCCGGAAAGCCCTCACGCACCATCGCAGGCACCGTGGCACCTCCGCAGGACGAACTGCGGCAGCAAATTCTGCGGCAATACGAAGAAGCAGTCCGCGCCATGCAGCAGGGCAACTATGCCGCCGCGCATCCGTCACTGGAAAAACTGCTGCTGATTGCTCCGACGGAATTCATTGATCGTATCCGCATGTATCTTGCCGCCTGCGTCGCCCAGGCAAACCGTAAGACGGCGAGCTTCTCTTCCGCGGAAGAAAGGTATGACTACGCGATCTCCCTGCTGAACGATGGGCAGTTTGACGATGCGCGGGACCACCTGAACGAGATTCTGAATGGCAACTCCGAAGCCGACTATGCGTTCTACGGCCTGGCGGTGCTCGCCTCTGTCACCGGCGACTCGCACAACTGCCTGGAGAGGCTTACGGAGGCGATCCGGCTGAATGGCCAGAACCGCATCCAGGCCCGCTCCGACTCCGACTTTCAGGACATGGCAGATGATCCTCGCTTTACGGAACTGCTATACCCGGAAGCGTAG
- a CDS encoding DUF3224 domain-containing protein, producing the protein MHATGTFQVAVKPAEASEIGKAAGLGRMTIDKVWSGDIEGTSKGEMTTTAVGTTMAYVALETMNVKINGKSGTFVFSHKATMDSTNPKSGVMEVSVLPNTGTGDLKGIEGTLQIAIDKSGHSYDFTYTLPAQ; encoded by the coding sequence ATGCATGCAACAGGAACATTCCAGGTGGCCGTAAAACCGGCAGAGGCCAGCGAAATCGGCAAAGCTGCGGGGCTTGGCCGCATGACCATTGACAAGGTGTGGAGCGGTGACATCGAAGGCACCAGCAAAGGCGAAATGACCACCACTGCGGTCGGAACGACGATGGCCTATGTGGCACTGGAAACGATGAACGTGAAGATTAATGGCAAGTCCGGGACATTCGTCTTTTCGCACAAGGCGACCATGGATTCCACCAATCCGAAGAGTGGCGTCATGGAGGTCAGCGTGCTTCCAAATACCGGGACCGGCGATTTAAAGGGGATTGAAGGTACCCTGCAGATCGCCATCGACAAATCCGGCCATAGTTATGACTTCACCTACACATTGCCCGCTCAGTAA
- a CDS encoding type IV pilin protein has translation MTFPNRHRTSRQDEGFTLIELLIVMSIIIIIATFAIPNITRIKRQGNETSAIQSIRAIVAAQLQYQQTYPANGYACSLAALGGDKGAAPTPAAAGLLPTDLAGGEKAGYTFALVNCNKVTINNQDQYTSYEITAVPQKVGNTGDRGFCSDDSQQIKYDPKGGTACTQPIQ, from the coding sequence ATGACTTTCCCGAACCGCCACCGTACATCGCGCCAGGATGAGGGCTTTACACTCATTGAACTGCTGATCGTGATGTCCATCATCATCATCATCGCCACCTTCGCGATCCCCAACATTACGCGTATCAAGCGCCAGGGTAACGAGACATCAGCCATCCAGTCCATCCGCGCCATTGTGGCGGCGCAGTTGCAGTATCAGCAGACGTATCCCGCTAATGGTTACGCCTGTTCGCTGGCAGCGCTGGGTGGCGATAAGGGAGCAGCTCCTACTCCCGCAGCAGCAGGCCTGCTGCCTACCGATCTGGCAGGTGGCGAGAAGGCGGGTTACACCTTCGCGCTGGTGAACTGCAACAAGGTGACGATTAACAACCAGGATCAGTACACCTCGTACGAGATCACCGCTGTTCCGCAGAAGGTGGGCAACACCGGCGACCGCGGGTTTTGCTCAGACGATTCGCAGCAGATCAAGTACGACCCCAAAGGCGGCACTGCCTGCACCCAGCCCATTCAGTAG
- a CDS encoding 2-hydroxyacid dehydrogenase yields MKPILAVARRFTPEVDARINRDFEPRWNPNEQPWTQDELLQAADGADAILVSPVNKLDARFFSLLSKSVKVIATFSVGYDHVDLAAAHARGIPVAHTPGVLTDATADVAMLLLLGASRRAYEAQQRLRSGLWASAKGDLLGWSLQGKVLGIYGMGRIGQALAHRARAFGMQVHYSNRRRLSPEEEQGAVFHEDAASLLRVSQFLSLNAPSSEQTRHFLRTENIDLLPAGAIVINTARGALVKDDDLIAALKSGRIASAGLDVFEGEPNLNPGYLDQPNTFLLPHIGSATVETRTAMGMLALDNIQAVLSGKPAPTLLRD; encoded by the coding sequence ATGAAGCCTATCCTTGCCGTGGCCCGCCGCTTCACCCCTGAAGTGGATGCGCGCATCAACCGCGATTTTGAGCCGCGCTGGAATCCCAACGAACAGCCGTGGACGCAGGACGAACTACTGCAGGCTGCCGATGGCGCCGATGCCATCCTCGTCTCGCCAGTGAACAAGCTGGATGCGCGATTCTTCTCGCTGCTTTCCAAATCTGTAAAAGTGATTGCCACTTTTTCCGTGGGATACGATCACGTGGACCTGGCCGCGGCGCACGCCAGAGGCATCCCTGTCGCGCACACACCGGGCGTGCTGACCGATGCGACTGCAGATGTGGCCATGCTGCTGCTTCTGGGGGCCTCGCGCCGCGCGTACGAGGCGCAACAGCGGCTCCGCAGCGGTCTATGGGCATCCGCAAAGGGGGACCTGCTGGGATGGTCTCTACAGGGCAAGGTGCTGGGTATCTATGGGATGGGACGCATCGGTCAGGCGTTGGCACATCGTGCGCGCGCTTTCGGCATGCAGGTGCACTACAGCAATCGACGCAGACTCTCGCCGGAAGAAGAACAGGGAGCTGTTTTTCATGAGGACGCCGCTTCCCTGCTGCGTGTAAGCCAGTTTCTTTCGCTGAATGCGCCATCCTCGGAGCAGACGCGCCACTTCCTCCGGACAGAAAACATTGATCTACTGCCTGCTGGCGCAATCGTCATCAACACAGCACGCGGCGCACTGGTAAAGGACGACGACCTGATCGCAGCGCTGAAGTCCGGACGGATTGCCTCTGCGGGACTGGACGTCTTCGAAGGCGAACCAAACCTGAACCCCGGCTATCTCGACCAGCCAAACACATTTCTGCTGCCACACATCGGCAGTGCCACGGTGGAGACACGCACGGCGATGGGAATGCTGGCGCTGGACAACATTCAGGCCGTACTGAGCGGGAAACCCGCGCCCACGCTGCTGCGGGATTGA
- a CDS encoding glycosyltransferase family 9 protein, protein MGSLGDTLVALPSLHLVERAFPTAERRLLTNFPVSGKAPAAAAVLGESGLVHGYERYTVGMRSPLELLKLALRIRRFRPDTLVYLMSARGTVTAERDLRFFRSICGIRNIIGVPVTEDMQRCRVDAAGRLEPEASRLSRNIGALGEAYLNEPASWDMRLAEEEFAAADRLLQPVAHLPCIAVSVGTKVQAKDWGRDNWRALLSRVAELYPNHGLVLAGAPEESEASEFASDGWCSVAGAGPVVNLCGKLSPRESAAAFSRCRVFLGHDSGPMHLAASVQTPCVAIFAARNKPRMWFPFGEGHRVIYHHVDCWGCALETCVEQKRKCLLSITVDEVLAALTATMKMSVTKTS, encoded by the coding sequence TTGGGTAGTCTGGGCGACACGTTGGTGGCGCTTCCATCGCTACATTTGGTGGAACGTGCCTTTCCCACGGCTGAGCGCAGGCTGCTGACCAACTTTCCTGTTTCTGGTAAAGCTCCGGCAGCTGCGGCCGTCCTGGGCGAGTCCGGCCTTGTCCACGGCTACGAGCGCTACACAGTAGGCATGCGTAGCCCACTGGAGCTGCTGAAGCTGGCACTGCGCATCCGCCGCTTCCGTCCGGATACGCTGGTCTACCTGATGTCGGCGCGTGGCACTGTGACAGCCGAGCGCGACCTCCGTTTCTTCCGTTCCATCTGTGGCATACGCAATATCATCGGCGTTCCAGTGACCGAAGACATGCAGCGCTGCCGGGTGGATGCGGCGGGCAGGCTGGAGCCGGAAGCGTCGCGGCTGTCCCGCAACATTGGTGCGCTGGGAGAGGCCTATTTGAATGAGCCTGCAAGCTGGGACATGCGGCTTGCAGAGGAAGAATTTGCCGCCGCCGACCGCCTGCTGCAACCCGTGGCGCATCTGCCATGTATCGCCGTCAGTGTAGGAACCAAGGTGCAGGCGAAGGATTGGGGGCGCGACAACTGGCGTGCTCTGCTATCTCGAGTGGCAGAGCTCTACCCGAACCACGGCCTGGTGCTTGCGGGCGCACCGGAAGAGTCAGAGGCGAGTGAGTTTGCGTCGGATGGCTGGTGTTCCGTTGCGGGCGCCGGTCCTGTCGTGAATCTCTGCGGCAAGCTATCGCCGCGGGAGAGCGCTGCCGCCTTCAGCAGATGCCGCGTGTTTCTGGGGCATGACAGTGGCCCCATGCATCTTGCGGCGTCGGTGCAGACGCCTTGTGTCGCGATCTTTGCAGCGCGCAACAAGCCCCGCATGTGGTTCCCCTTTGGTGAAGGGCATCGCGTGATCTATCACCATGTTGACTGTTGGGGATGCGCCCTGGAGACCTGCGTAGAACAAAAGCGCAAATGTCTGCTTTCTATCACCGTGGACGAAGTCCTGGCTGCACTAACGGCTACCATGAAGATGTCCGTCACAAAGACGTCTTGA
- a CDS encoding outer membrane lipoprotein carrier protein LolA, with product MKFLTGFAAVAVLTGSVHAQDVHAIASKIDDHYNHLATLRSSYTEHYSGMGQQRTESGTLLLKKPGRMRWQYSNGKLFVLDGKYAISYTPGDPQAQRVPAKQLDDMRSPLRFLLGHTKLEKELDNLKVTPAGSGEVTLSGTPRYEMSPGDQRVQRIAVTVVAATGVITGLRIEEIDGTVTEFAFRDMKENVAASDADFRFTPPAGVTVVDGLPPA from the coding sequence ATGAAGTTTCTTACAGGATTTGCCGCGGTGGCTGTGTTGACTGGGTCAGTGCATGCACAGGATGTCCATGCCATTGCATCGAAAATCGACGATCACTACAACCATCTGGCCACTCTGCGCTCGTCCTACACTGAGCATTACAGCGGCATGGGCCAGCAGCGGACTGAGAGCGGCACGCTGCTGTTGAAGAAGCCGGGGCGTATGCGCTGGCAGTACAGCAACGGGAAACTGTTCGTGCTGGACGGCAAATACGCCATCAGCTACACGCCGGGTGATCCGCAGGCGCAGCGAGTTCCGGCAAAACAACTGGATGACATGCGTTCGCCGCTGCGCTTTCTGCTGGGCCACACAAAGCTGGAAAAGGAGCTGGATAACCTGAAGGTAACGCCAGCAGGCAGTGGGGAAGTGACGCTGAGCGGAACGCCTCGCTATGAGATGTCGCCCGGCGACCAGCGCGTGCAGCGCATTGCGGTGACGGTGGTCGCAGCGACGGGAGTCATCACCGGCCTGCGCATCGAAGAGATTGACGGCACGGTGACGGAGTTTGCCTTCCGCGACATGAAAGAGAACGTCGCAGCCTCGGATGCGGACTTCCGTTTCACGCCTCCAGCGGGCGTGACGGTGGTGGATGGCCTGCCTCCGGCGTAG
- a CDS encoding DUF2271 domain-containing protein: MAAITLGLLPGFVAAHAAELTVTPAKDAAGTWGFSHENVLGTSLDAAISAPSQHDARVAEKAALAEFDRLSVKLSAWNADSEFSRWQRTRGVAVKVSPELMEVLARFDAWQGETGGVLNASSETAAKVWRSAAVKGAAPSTEQLAAVVQAMKQPHWSLDRVHGTATRLGGAPLVLATFTKSWITEKAAEAALHAGATGVMLNVGGDIVTRGALTQRVDVANPQAHTENDAAIDTVVLRDRAIATSGSYRRGFDVAGEHMSHLIDPRTATPASQVLSSSVIAQDATTAGALATALSILSPRESQALMQRHPEAQYLIVTAAGKEIRSNGWTNYAEPKLERAAYIVKAGAAAPQAGTNWNQAMELQIKLELPRMDNPRYRRPYVAVWIEDKDKYPVRTIALWFKNPRWLNELKGWYRDDQLRNLSEGTDISATVSSATRVPGSYTLKWDGKDNNGKLVKAGTYTVVIEAAREHGGHSLLRQEINFNGTPAAKTLPASDELGVVQLDYRKH, translated from the coding sequence TTGGCTGCTATTACATTGGGTCTGCTGCCTGGTTTTGTGGCGGCACATGCGGCGGAACTCACGGTGACTCCGGCGAAGGATGCTGCGGGTACATGGGGTTTTTCGCATGAGAATGTGCTGGGAACATCGCTGGATGCGGCCATCAGCGCACCGTCGCAGCACGATGCGCGTGTGGCGGAGAAGGCGGCTCTTGCGGAGTTTGATCGTCTGTCGGTAAAGCTCAGCGCATGGAATGCTGACAGTGAATTTTCGCGCTGGCAGCGGACGCGTGGCGTTGCGGTGAAGGTATCGCCGGAGTTGATGGAAGTGCTGGCGCGCTTCGATGCATGGCAGGGCGAGACGGGCGGTGTTCTGAATGCGTCCAGCGAGACGGCTGCCAAGGTGTGGCGTAGCGCGGCGGTAAAGGGTGCAGCGCCTTCCACGGAACAGCTTGCTGCTGTGGTGCAGGCCATGAAGCAGCCGCACTGGTCACTGGATCGCGTCCATGGCACGGCGACACGTCTGGGCGGGGCGCCGCTGGTTCTTGCCACGTTCACGAAGAGCTGGATCACGGAGAAGGCTGCGGAAGCCGCTCTGCATGCGGGTGCGACAGGCGTCATGCTGAATGTTGGCGGCGACATTGTTACGCGTGGCGCGCTCACGCAGCGGGTGGATGTTGCCAATCCACAGGCGCACACCGAGAACGATGCCGCCATCGACACCGTGGTGCTGCGCGATCGCGCCATTGCCACCAGCGGTAGTTATCGCCGCGGGTTTGATGTTGCGGGCGAGCACATGTCGCATCTCATTGATCCGCGCACAGCCACGCCTGCATCGCAGGTGTTGTCCTCCAGCGTCATCGCGCAGGATGCAACCACCGCAGGCGCACTGGCCACAGCATTGTCCATTCTGTCGCCGCGTGAATCGCAGGCGCTGATGCAGCGTCACCCGGAGGCACAGTACCTCATCGTGACCGCTGCGGGTAAAGAGATTCGCAGCAACGGCTGGACGAACTACGCAGAGCCGAAGCTGGAGCGTGCTGCGTACATTGTGAAGGCGGGCGCTGCCGCACCGCAGGCTGGTACCAATTGGAATCAAGCCATGGAACTGCAGATCAAGCTGGAACTGCCGCGCATGGATAATCCGCGTTATCGTCGCCCGTATGTTGCGGTGTGGATCGAAGACAAGGACAAGTATCCGGTCCGCACCATTGCGCTGTGGTTCAAGAACCCGCGCTGGCTGAATGAATTGAAGGGGTGGTATCGCGATGACCAGCTGCGCAACCTGAGCGAAGGCACGGACATCTCCGCAACGGTCTCCAGCGCCACGCGCGTACCCGGTTCGTACACGCTGAAGTGGGACGGTAAGGACAACAACGGCAAGCTGGTGAAGGCAGGCACGTACACCGTGGTGATTGAGGCTGCGCGTGAGCACGGCGGACACTCGCTGCTGCGCCAGGAGATCAACTTCAACGGCACGCCCGCGGCAAAGACGTTGCCGGCGAGCGACGAACTGGGAGTGGTGCAGCTTGACTACCGCAAGCACTAA
- a CDS encoding PepSY-associated TM helix domain-containing protein produces the protein MRLRKQTAIVSRWLHIYLSMVSFAVVLFFAVTGLTLNHAEYFSHGEVVKNLSGSLSAKEMGPKEHPDTLAIVEHIRNTDHVHGAVNTEDLRVDDDQITFSFRGPGYSADTTVDRATAKYQVVETKAGFVAVINDLHKGRDSGKVWSWVIDGSAILLTLVSLSGLVLIFFIYKRRTSGLLLAAIATALCLLLYRIWVP, from the coding sequence GTGCGTCTGCGTAAGCAGACCGCGATCGTCTCGCGCTGGCTGCATATCTACCTGTCCATGGTGAGCTTCGCCGTGGTGTTGTTCTTTGCCGTGACGGGACTCACGCTGAACCATGCGGAGTATTTCTCCCATGGCGAGGTGGTTAAGAACCTTAGCGGTTCACTGTCCGCGAAGGAGATGGGGCCGAAGGAACATCCCGACACGTTGGCCATCGTGGAGCATATCCGCAACACGGACCACGTACATGGCGCGGTGAATACCGAAGACCTGCGCGTGGATGATGACCAGATCACTTTCAGCTTTCGTGGCCCCGGCTACAGCGCAGACACCACCGTCGATCGCGCAACGGCGAAGTACCAGGTGGTGGAAACGAAGGCGGGCTTCGTCGCTGTCATCAACGACCTTCACAAAGGGCGTGATAGCGGCAAGGTGTGGTCGTGGGTGATTGACGGCTCCGCTATCCTGCTCACGCTGGTATCGCTTTCGGGACTGGTGCTGATCTTCTTCATCTACAAGCGTCGTACCAGCGGCCTGTTGCTGGCCGCGATCGCAACAGCCCTGTGCCTGCTGCTGTATCGCATCTGGGTGCCTTAA
- a CDS encoding GNAT family N-acetyltransferase has product MNHTPLLQGYGVRLEPLSTTHIPALTDIILDESIWRYMNPRPRTPEDVTTLVEDSLLQAEQGLVEPWVTFVGDEAVGATRFLDIQRAHRAAEIGFTWLAKPWRSSGVNPRVKLLQMTYGFETLGLRRIALKTHHENLHSQNAMLKLGAQYEGTFRNHMILPDGSTRHTKWYSIIAEDWPGVKAQLLERIAGEPIHRRA; this is encoded by the coding sequence ATGAACCACACGCCACTTTTGCAAGGCTACGGCGTTCGCCTTGAGCCGCTGTCCACCACACACATTCCTGCGCTGACCGACATCATTCTCGATGAATCCATCTGGCGCTACATGAATCCGCGCCCTAGAACGCCGGAGGACGTGACGACACTTGTCGAAGATTCTCTTCTGCAGGCGGAACAAGGGCTGGTGGAACCGTGGGTGACCTTTGTGGGCGATGAAGCGGTGGGCGCCACTCGTTTTCTGGATATCCAGAGGGCTCATCGCGCTGCCGAGATCGGCTTTACCTGGCTGGCGAAACCGTGGCGTTCCAGCGGTGTGAATCCACGCGTGAAGCTGCTGCAGATGACCTACGGATTTGAAACGCTTGGTCTGCGCCGCATCGCACTTAAGACGCACCACGAGAATCTGCACTCACAAAACGCCATGTTGAAGCTGGGCGCGCAATACGAAGGCACCTTTCGCAATCACATGATCCTGCCTGACGGATCGACGCGTCACACGAAGTGGTACAGCATCATTGCGGAAGACTGGCCCGGGGTGAAAGCGCAGCTCCTGGAACGTATTGCAGGCGAACCGATACATCGCAGGGCCTGA
- the yvcK gene encoding uridine diphosphate-N-acetylglucosamine-binding protein YvcK has translation MPDPVAKQLRVVAIGGGTGLSTLLRGLKRYVDPADGDGHNKDTCLNAPCRIRKLSALVTVTDDGGSSGRLREDLQMLPPGDVRNCVAALSEDERLLTKLFQYRFPEGGTTHALSGHSFGNLFLAALTAIHGGDFAKAVQASSHILAARGNIYPATNSPVTLSAIMDDGSVVHGETNITASKQRIAELRMHPSDAPPMQEALEAIREADMITVGPGSLFTSLITNLLVKGIPEAIAASKAKRVYIGNLMTQANESIGLTASEHMERIQSHTGGQRLFDIALLNTAPISPALLQHYASSGQLPIEADLERIRAMGVTPVTGSFVHEDTVLRHDYDRVADALMDLTEREPS, from the coding sequence ATGCCTGACCCTGTAGCAAAGCAGCTTCGCGTGGTAGCCATTGGTGGGGGCACAGGCCTCTCCACGCTGCTGCGCGGCCTGAAGCGCTACGTGGACCCTGCGGACGGAGATGGTCACAACAAGGACACGTGTCTCAACGCACCATGCCGCATTCGCAAACTGTCCGCACTGGTCACCGTGACGGATGACGGCGGCTCTTCCGGACGTCTCCGTGAAGACCTGCAGATGCTCCCTCCGGGCGATGTGCGCAACTGCGTCGCAGCCCTCAGCGAAGATGAACGCCTGCTGACCAAGCTGTTCCAGTACCGCTTCCCTGAGGGCGGGACAACGCATGCCCTCTCCGGTCATTCGTTTGGCAATCTTTTTCTGGCCGCGCTGACAGCCATTCACGGAGGCGATTTCGCCAAAGCCGTGCAGGCCTCGTCGCATATTCTGGCCGCGCGCGGCAACATCTATCCGGCTACGAACTCGCCTGTGACGCTGTCTGCCATCATGGATGACGGCTCCGTGGTTCATGGCGAAACGAACATCACCGCGTCGAAACAACGCATTGCTGAACTGCGCATGCATCCCTCCGATGCACCTCCGATGCAGGAGGCACTGGAAGCGATTCGTGAAGCAGACATGATCACAGTGGGCCCCGGTTCGCTCTTCACTTCTCTCATCACAAACCTGCTGGTGAAGGGCATTCCAGAGGCGATTGCAGCATCCAAAGCGAAGCGTGTGTACATCGGCAACCTGATGACACAGGCGAATGAATCCATTGGCCTGACCGCTTCAGAACACATGGAACGTATCCAGTCGCATACAGGCGGCCAACGGCTGTTCGACATTGCACTGTTGAACACTGCACCCATTTCGCCAGCCCTTCTACAGCACTACGCCAGCAGCGGCCAGTTGCCCATTGAGGCCGATCTCGAACGCATTCGCGCTATGGGGGTAACGCCCGTCACCGGCAGCTTTGTGCATGAAGACACGGTGCTGCGCCATGACTACGACCGCGTTGCCGACGCCCTGATGGATCTGACGGAGCGCGAGCCATCGTGA
- a CDS encoding DUF4254 domain-containing protein, which translates to MLHADTAYDPTPEPTHLLDAQAETLRFAEHTARWHVSDSAVSESDLSLRLHRSNFDLWHLEDRARDTSATDAVIANVKRAIDQTNQRRNDLVEEVDNALMTALIAAGLPNPQSPLHSETPGMILDRLSILSLKIFHTAEETERQDASEEHRARSRQRLSILKEQRAALTGCLADLWQQVVRGERRFQLYRQMKMYNDPTLNPVLYAAAKRNSMPGS; encoded by the coding sequence ATGCTACATGCCGACACCGCTTACGACCCCACGCCAGAACCGACACACCTGCTGGACGCACAAGCCGAGACGCTACGTTTTGCGGAGCACACCGCACGGTGGCACGTCTCAGACTCAGCAGTTTCTGAAAGTGATCTGTCGCTCCGTTTACATCGCAGTAACTTTGATCTGTGGCACCTGGAGGATCGTGCGCGCGATACCAGCGCTACTGATGCGGTGATCGCCAATGTGAAGCGCGCCATTGACCAGACCAACCAGCGCCGCAATGATCTGGTGGAGGAGGTAGACAACGCGTTGATGACAGCGCTGATCGCCGCAGGGTTGCCGAATCCCCAGTCGCCGTTGCATTCAGAGACACCGGGCATGATCCTGGATCGGCTTTCGATTCTCTCCCTGAAGATCTTTCACACGGCTGAAGAGACGGAGCGGCAGGACGCATCCGAGGAGCATCGGGCACGCAGCCGTCAGCGACTGTCCATTCTGAAGGAACAACGCGCAGCCCTCACCGGCTGCCTGGCCGATCTATGGCAACAGGTGGTGCGAGGAGAACGCCGTTTTCAGCTCTACCGACAGATGAAGATGTATAACGATCCCACCCTGAATCCAGTGCTGTACGCTGCGGCGAAACGCAACTCGATGCCAGGCTCTTGA